Proteins encoded by one window of Ruminococcaceae bacterium R-25:
- a CDS encoding calcineurin-like phosphoesterase family protein, translated as MKVLVIPDVHLKPEIFEKAMEIMKNSDCERAVVVGDIADDWGMERDVKLYEETLKKALEFAKRYPDTLWCYGNHDLAYIWDKFDHPGFSPYAQDTVCEYFNYLDDTVSLAIMHRIDNVIFSHAGLTKEFVDYYLAEYRDDVDALVDAVNGLDEGELWDDTSPIWARPQYNYVEGDMYPPEYLQVVGHTPVRRITDQGGLITVDTFSTDSLGHPIGTEDLCWVDTETKDWGII; from the coding sequence ATGAAAGTATTAGTTATACCTGATGTCCACTTAAAGCCTGAGATCTTTGAAAAGGCTATGGAAATAATGAAAAACTCTGACTGCGAAAGAGCCGTTGTAGTAGGCGACATTGCAGACGACTGGGGCATGGAAAGAGACGTTAAATTATATGAGGAGACCTTGAAGAAGGCTTTGGAATTTGCAAAAAGATATCCTGATACACTCTGGTGCTACGGCAACCACGACCTGGCATATATCTGGGACAAGTTCGATCACCCGGGTTTCTCTCCATATGCTCAGGACACGGTCTGTGAGTATTTCAATTATCTGGATGATACTGTCAGCCTCGCTATAATGCACCGCATCGATAACGTCATATTCTCCCATGCAGGACTTACGAAAGAATTCGTTGATTATTACCTTGCCGAATACAGGGACGATGTTGATGCCTTGGTAGACGCGGTCAACGGACTGGACGAAGGCGAACTGTGGGATGACACGAGCCCCATCTGGGCACGTCCCCAGTACAACTATGTAGAAGGAGACATGTATCCGCCCGAATATCTTCAGGTAGTTGGGCACACACCGGTAAGGCGCATTACTGACCAGGGCGGTCTTATAACCGTTGATACGTTCTCAACAGACAGCTTAGGCCATCCGATAGGCACAGAAGACCTGTGCTGGGTTGATACTGAGACAAAAGATTGGGGCATTATTTAA
- a CDS encoding type III secretion system (T3SS) SseB-like protein → MKQTEQEIFNTLHIKLPVSDFQNHDTPEKFIELFNNLMIRMSEGGLAPMPLMNFTVVTLDLSGQGAEDEYPDVCRSDLFVKVEDELGNKWFPLFSERAEISEDLRNSNVVKEVPIREIIYAGYFEKDVQGVVINPNSQCFSLHKEYLKLMVGQEDMYGEAWKDCLRMADDEEG, encoded by the coding sequence ATGAAGCAGACAGAACAAGAAATCTTCAATACCCTGCATATTAAGCTTCCGGTTTCTGATTTTCAGAATCACGACACTCCTGAAAAATTCATTGAATTATTCAATAATCTCATGATCCGCATGTCTGAAGGCGGCCTTGCACCCATGCCCCTGATGAATTTTACAGTAGTTACTCTGGACTTATCAGGACAGGGTGCTGAGGATGAGTACCCGGATGTCTGCCGTTCCGATCTGTTTGTGAAGGTCGAGGACGAATTGGGAAATAAATGGTTCCCGTTATTCAGCGAGAGAGCCGAAATAAGCGAGGACTTAAGAAACTCAAATGTTGTCAAAGAAGTTCCGATAAGAGAGATCATCTATGCCGGATATTTTGAAAAAGATGTCCAGGGTGTAGTAATTAATCCTAATTCACAGTGCTTCTCGTTACATAAGGAATACCTTAAGCTTATGGTAGGTCAGGAAGATATGTATGGTGAGGCATGGAAAGATTGTTTGAGGATGGCAGATGACGAAGAAGGATGA
- a CDS encoding FkbM family methyltransferase, with amino-acid sequence MSNSEKGVLYGTDEAADKQKALRASGNMDAGFQEMADKVYAHLTDEISKKIFEARLKYAAEKDLGYITGLESKYRNLNSDMQVYVEKIQKGAHVMIYGAGVAGHYLFGRFKGFGVNVDCFIDQDESKGPVDGQTGIKVITEKDLIDNKELYGGKTVVISYPVKPVAHEVRKRLIDEIGIDEKNIIMGIFDWRNNQGQYFDYFAPGENEVFVDCGCFDGATCFNFAGWCGSKGFEHIYSFEADPKNYEKSKELLAPLGKCELFPYGTSDANKKVYFASDAFETSCIISREEAEKKNFEGVTEIETVALDDVLAGKRVTFIKMDIEGAEYEALMGARKLIMENRPRMAISVYHKFEDFVTLADLVLSMHPDYQIAYRHYGFDDLETVMYVE; translated from the coding sequence ATGAGTAATTCCGAAAAGGGAGTTCTATATGGCACGGACGAGGCCGCTGATAAGCAGAAAGCCTTAAGAGCGTCTGGCAATATGGATGCCGGTTTTCAGGAGATGGCAGATAAAGTTTATGCGCATCTTACTGATGAGATATCGAAAAAGATCTTTGAGGCCAGGCTCAAATATGCTGCCGAAAAGGATTTAGGCTATATCACTGGTCTTGAGTCAAAGTACAGGAATCTTAACAGCGACATGCAGGTTTATGTCGAGAAGATCCAGAAGGGCGCGCACGTCATGATCTACGGCGCAGGCGTTGCGGGGCATTATCTTTTCGGAAGATTTAAAGGGTTTGGCGTTAATGTTGACTGCTTCATCGACCAGGACGAGAGCAAAGGTCCTGTTGACGGACAGACCGGCATCAAGGTAATAACCGAGAAAGACCTTATTGATAACAAGGAGCTTTATGGTGGTAAGACTGTCGTTATTTCTTACCCTGTTAAGCCCGTGGCCCATGAGGTCCGCAAGCGCCTTATAGATGAGATCGGAATTGACGAAAAGAATATCATTATGGGTATCTTTGACTGGCGCAATAACCAGGGCCAGTATTTCGATTATTTTGCACCGGGTGAAAACGAAGTCTTTGTAGACTGCGGCTGTTTTGACGGCGCCACATGTTTTAACTTTGCGGGCTGGTGCGGCTCTAAGGGCTTTGAGCACATCTATTCTTTCGAAGCCGATCCGAAAAATTACGAGAAGAGCAAGGAACTCTTAGCTCCCTTGGGAAAATGCGAGCTGTTCCCTTATGGCACTTCTGATGCAAATAAGAAGGTGTATTTTGCTTCTGACGCCTTTGAGACGAGCTGCATAATAAGCAGGGAAGAAGCAGAGAAGAAGAACTTCGAAGGCGTAACGGAGATCGAGACAGTTGCTCTGGATGACGTGCTCGCCGGCAAGAGAGTCACATTCATTAAGATGGACATCGAAGGCGCAGAGTACGAAGCTCTGATGGGCGCAAGAAAGCTCATTATGGAAAACCGCCCCAGAATGGCGATCTCCGTCTACCATAAGTTCGAAGATTTTGTCACATTGGCAGACCTGGTCCTCTCAATGCACCCTGACTACCAGATTGCATATAGACACTACGGATTTGATGATCTTGAGACAGTTATGTATGTAGAGTAA